The Mycolicibacterium insubricum DNA segment CGATCCTGTCGGACGACGACGCGGTTGTTGCCGCTGTCGGTGATGAACAGCGTCCCGTCGCCGAGCGCCACGCCTGCGGGTCCGTCGAGGCCGGGCACGCGCAGGGTTGTCGGGGCGGAGCCGGTGGCCACCGCGATGATCCGGTCATTGCCCCAGTCCGCGATGAAGACCGTGCCCGCGCCGTCGACCGCGACTCCTTCGGGCCGGCTCAGCCCGTGCACCCGCAGCGTGCGGTGCGCGCAGCGGACCTTCGTGCCGGCCACCGCCGGTACGGCGTACTGCGGCGGGGCGGCGGGCGGTGTGGCGTACTGGGGGTGCGGCGACGGCGGCAGGGCAGCGGCATCCACCGACGTGGGCCAGCCGTAGCTGACCGGCGGAGCGTCGGAGTCGTCGGGTTCGATCACGTGGTGCGCGGCAGCCGGGGCTGCCGGGTCGAACGACGTGACGGGCGGCTCGGGCTCGACCGCCACGAGCGCGTCGGGCGGGACCTGGTCGACGGGCACCGCGGCATCCGGCACGTCCGCGGGCCGGGCCAAGGCGACCTTGGCGGCGTCGACGCCCAGCCACGCGGCACTTGCGGGCTCGGTGGGAGCCGGCGCGGGTGGTGGCGGCGCTACGGGTTCCGGGGCGACCATCCCGGACAGCGCGGCCCGGGCGGCGTCGAGCAACGCACCGGCCGAGCCGAACCGGACCGCCGGGTCCTTGGCCAGCCCGGTCGCGATGACGGCGTCGAAGGCGGCGGGAACGCCGGTGTCCGACGGGCGGGGTGCCGGTTTGGCCAAATGCCCGGTGATCTGCTGCTCCAGGGTGTCCCCGGCATACGGCGTTCGCCCGGTGAGGCATTCGAACAGCACGCACGCCAGCGCGTAGACGTCACCGGCAACCGTGGCGTCCCCGGCCTCGAACCGTTCCGGCGCCAGGTAGGCGAACCGGCCGACCGACGACGGGCCGCTGCCGTGAGCGAACCCGGTGAGCATCGCGAAGTCGCGTTTCCCGACGGTGATGTTGGCCGGCCGGATCTCGCCGTGCACCAGCCCGACGGCGTGCGCGGCATCCACCGCGTCGCCGACCTGCTCCAGGACGGCCACCGCGCGCTGCGGACTCAGCAGCCCGTCCGCCATGAGCGACCGGCCGGCCACGGGGCGCGTAACGAAGTATTCGTCATCGATATCCAGGACGGCCGGTACGTGCGGATCGTCGAGGGAGGCCAGCAACCGCGCGCCATCGAAAAAGCGCTGCCGAGAAGCGTCGTCGACCAGCCGCACCACGGTGACCTCGCGGTCGGTGACGGTGTCGTGGCCGCGGAACACCTGCGTCGACTCGTTGCGGTCGAGCTGTTCGACCAGGCGGTACCGGCCCAGCGCTGTCTCGGCCACCGGCCCCCCTGTCGTCACGCCTTGACCGTAGCGGGCAGCGGAACCCCCGGCCAGGACAAGCCCCTACAGCCCGACGATCCCGCGATGCAGCACCAATATCCCGATCACGATCAAGGTGATGGCGACCAGGGCGCCGCTGTGCCGCTGCAGCCAGCCGTTGAGCCGCAGCAGCGCCGGATCCAGCCGCCCGGCGGAGGCGATATACCCCAGCACCGGCAGCGCGACCGACGAGGTGGACACCACCACGAAACCCGCCGCCGCGACCGGGGTCAGCGCGCCGAGCCCGGAGTTGGCGATCACCAGGCCCGCCGCCACGCACATGAACAGCACCTTGACGTTGACCACCGTCAGCAGCGCGCTGAGCCCGAACAGCTTGGCGGGGCGCGCCTCGGTGAGCTGACGCAGGCCGGGCAGTTGATGCGGGCGGCTGGCCCGGGTGAACCAGCGGAAGATCCCGAACACGATCAATGCGGCACCGACGACGATGCGCACCCACGACGCCCAGGTCGGCGGCGGGCCGCTGTCGGCCTCCAGCAGACCGGGCAGGGCGGTGAACAGCGTTGTCAGCGCGGCGATCCCGAGCACCCAGCCCGCCAGGAACGCCAGCCCGGATTCGCGGGGACGGTCGCCCTGAAGCACCAGAACCGCGGGGATGATCGAGATCGGGGACAGCGCGATCACCAGGGCCAGCGGCAGCACCTCGACGGCGGCCGATCCCAGACTCGCGCTCATCGACTGCACCTCGCCGTCGG contains these protein-coding regions:
- a CDS encoding GAP family protein, which encodes MSASLGSAAVEVLPLALVIALSPISIIPAVLVLQGDRPRESGLAFLAGWVLGIAALTTLFTALPGLLEADSGPPPTWASWVRIVVGAALIVFGIFRWFTRASRPHQLPGLRQLTEARPAKLFGLSALLTVVNVKVLFMCVAAGLVIANSGLGALTPVAAAGFVVVSTSSVALPVLGYIASAGRLDPALLRLNGWLQRHSGALVAITLIVIGILVLHRGIVGL
- a CDS encoding serine/threonine-protein kinase, translated to MTTGGPVAETALGRYRLVEQLDRNESTQVFRGHDTVTDREVTVVRLVDDASRQRFFDGARLLASLDDPHVPAVLDIDDEYFVTRPVAGRSLMADGLLSPQRAVAVLEQVGDAVDAAHAVGLVHGEIRPANITVGKRDFAMLTGFAHGSGPSSVGRFAYLAPERFEAGDATVAGDVYALACVLFECLTGRTPYAGDTLEQQITGHLAKPAPRPSDTGVPAAFDAVIATGLAKDPAVRFGSAGALLDAARAALSGMVAPEPVAPPPPAPAPTEPASAAWLGVDAAKVALARPADVPDAAVPVDQVPPDALVAVEPEPPVTSFDPAAPAAAHHVIEPDDSDAPPVSYGWPTSVDAAALPPSPHPQYATPPAAPPQYAVPAVAGTKVRCAHRTLRVHGLSRPEGVAVDGAGTVFIADWGNDRIIAVATGSAPTTLRVPGLDGPAGVALGDGTLFITDSGNNRVVVRQDRAFRAKALPIALLDNPQGIAADPHGWIYIADWGNDRVLAVTADGRDARTLPFPGLVGPQDVAVDGSGAVYVTDAANNRVLQLSPGASAPVELPLTGLKSPHSIAVDRARTVYVTDRGNNRVVLMTADQTQRTLGLDGLAEPSGIAVDARGVIYIVDDGNDRILQATPLP